One window of Thermocoleostomius sinensis A174 genomic DNA carries:
- a CDS encoding helix-turn-helix domain-containing protein, translating into MSFGKYEEAKQLFGDRVQTLRKERGITQEQLAESINKSVEHISYIERGERAPSFETILDIAEALKVSVPYLMNVTPQVEISTNFITDLQTPVVPPSLVQPVEEPVNTTKERRSDLERLQTALEAIQELQNLANEYGINDVFQDNGGKVLQVLILLGLRISPGREGNDAVDAEGNEYELKTINKLLSRSVTTHHHLNLDILAKYRAVKAWYIAVYEGILLKAVYKIDPSSLETKFGYWESRILGGMESINNPKIPLGLIEKEGEQVYPKQDNQPTQGKLPIE; encoded by the coding sequence ATGAGTTTTGGAAAATATGAGGAAGCCAAGCAGCTTTTTGGCGATAGAGTGCAAACCCTCCGAAAAGAAAGAGGAATTACACAAGAGCAACTTGCAGAGTCTATCAATAAATCCGTTGAGCATATTAGCTATATAGAGCGTGGTGAGCGTGCTCCATCTTTCGAGACGATTCTAGATATCGCTGAAGCTCTTAAAGTATCAGTGCCATATTTGATGAACGTCACTCCTCAAGTTGAAATCAGCACTAACTTTATTACTGATTTACAAACTCCAGTCGTTCCTCCTTCTCTTGTTCAACCTGTTGAAGAACCAGTTAATACGACGAAGGAACGGCGTTCTGATTTAGAGCGATTGCAGACTGCACTTGAGGCTATACAAGAACTACAGAATCTTGCAAATGAATATGGCATCAATGATGTTTTCCAAGATAACGGAGGAAAAGTCCTTCAAGTATTAATTTTACTTGGCTTGCGTATATCTCCTGGACGAGAAGGAAATGATGCGGTTGATGCAGAAGGCAATGAATATGAACTAAAAACGATTAATAAACTCTTAAGTAGAAGTGTTACGACACATCACCATCTTAATCTTGATATCTTAGCTAAATACCGAGCTGTAAAAGCTTGGTATATTGCTGTGTATGAAGGGATATTATTAAAAGCCGTATATAAAATTGATCCTAGTTCGCTTGAAACTAAGTTTGGCTACTGGGAATCCAGAATACTAGGAGGTATGGAGTCTATCAATAATCCTAAAATTCCTCTAGGACTGATAGAAAAGGAAGGTGAGCAGGTTTACCCAAAACAAGACAACCAACCAACTCAAGGAAAATTACCAATTGAGTAA
- a CDS encoding DNA-methyltransferase produces MTLPNPLYITDYGKAYVGDSLELLDQLESDSVDLVLTSPPFALQRKKTYGNVDQEEYVDWLFEFCKKIYRILKPTGSFVLDLGGAYQSKRPVRSLYNYRVLIRLCDELEFRLAEEFFWFNPAKLPSPIEWVNKRKIRAKDSVNTVWWLSKTDNPKANVRNVLVPYSDRMKKLQADPEKYYKPKERPSGHDIGKSFSTDNGGAIPSNLLEIPNTESNSIYIQLCKSISVSPHPARFPQKLPMFFINFLTEPGDKVLDIFSGSNTTGFVAEQLERNWIAFEKDLSYLASSAFRFLDKSQTPNDTLALYERLLRQEDSIYLRTTKQLAITF; encoded by the coding sequence ATGACTCTTCCAAATCCCCTATATATCACAGATTATGGTAAGGCTTATGTCGGTGATTCATTGGAACTCCTAGATCAGCTTGAATCAGACTCAGTTGACTTGGTGCTGACTTCACCACCTTTTGCTCTGCAACGTAAAAAGACTTATGGGAATGTAGACCAAGAGGAGTACGTTGATTGGTTGTTTGAATTTTGTAAGAAAATTTACCGAATCCTTAAGCCTACAGGTAGCTTTGTTCTTGACTTGGGCGGTGCTTATCAAAGTAAGCGCCCAGTACGTTCTCTCTACAACTACAGGGTTTTAATTAGACTTTGCGATGAATTAGAGTTTAGACTTGCAGAAGAATTTTTCTGGTTTAACCCTGCAAAACTACCTTCTCCTATTGAGTGGGTTAATAAACGAAAGATTCGGGCAAAAGATTCCGTAAATACGGTATGGTGGCTTTCAAAAACTGACAATCCTAAAGCAAACGTTAGAAATGTTTTAGTACCTTATTCTGATCGGATGAAGAAGCTACAAGCAGATCCTGAGAAGTATTACAAACCTAAAGAAAGACCTTCAGGTCACGATATTGGTAAGAGTTTTTCTACTGATAATGGAGGTGCTATTCCATCCAACTTATTAGAAATTCCAAATACTGAAAGTAATTCAATTTATATTCAGCTATGTAAGTCTATTTCCGTTTCTCCGCATCCGGCAAGATTTCCTCAAAAACTACCGATGTTCTTTATAAATTTTTTAACCGAACCAGGAGATAAAGTCCTAGATATATTTTCAGGCTCAAATACTACGGGTTTTGTAGCAGAACAATTAGAGAGAAATTGGATAGCTTTTGAAAAGGATCTATCCTACTTAGCCTCCTCTGCCTTTCGTTTCTTAGATAAGTCCCAAACTCCAAATGACACTCTTGCTCTTTATGAGAGGCTTCTTCGTCAGGAAGACTCTATTTATTTAAGGACTACAAAGCAATTAGCCATAACTTTTTGA
- a CDS encoding TetR/AcrR family transcriptional regulator produces the protein MGRPLKENSLTPQDLVQAAIACLDREGESALGVNRVARELGVKPPAIYKHLDGNTGLRRAVALEIWSNYLTDCQSQMIDITEPRTLLRIGAQATRDFAQRYPARYAVMTQYQMRPTDPEEAEIIQNSLHFFQQSLQLYKLSEDALIDVMRMVNAAIYGFITREQQDLMTLNGFITREQQDLMTLNRSTDQSYEVMLDALIVAIEYIRQNDR, from the coding sequence ATGGGTCGCCCGCTCAAAGAAAATTCTTTAACACCGCAAGATTTGGTTCAGGCTGCGATCGCTTGCCTCGATCGAGAAGGGGAATCGGCATTGGGTGTCAATCGAGTTGCACGGGAGCTAGGGGTTAAGCCACCTGCCATCTACAAACACTTGGACGGCAACACAGGGTTACGCCGTGCCGTAGCCTTAGAAATCTGGAGCAACTATTTGACGGACTGTCAAAGCCAAATGATCGACATCACGGAACCCCGTACCTTACTCCGTATCGGGGCACAAGCAACCCGCGACTTTGCCCAACGGTATCCTGCTCGTTATGCCGTGATGACGCAATACCAAATGCGACCTACTGATCCAGAGGAAGCGGAAATCATTCAAAACTCTTTACACTTCTTTCAACAATCGCTGCAATTATACAAATTGAGTGAAGATGCTTTGATCGATGTGATGCGGATGGTCAATGCAGCCATCTACGGTTTTATTACCAGAGAACAGCAAGACCTGATGACCCTAAACGGTTTTATTACCAGAGAACAGCAAGACCTGATGACCCTAAACCGTTCGACGGATCAGAGCTACGAAGTCATGCTAGATGCGCTAATTGTTGCAATTGAATACATCCGGCAAAATGACCGCTGA
- a CDS encoding amidase: MANLTFTPAHQLAQMIRDRQVSAVEVLDAYLAQIAQHNSKLNAICTLDEENARNRAKQADEALGNGEIWGALHGVPVTIKDIFETAGLRTTAGYIPLKDYIPQHDATVVSRLRLAGAIIMGKTNMAELAGDYQSTNSLFPRVNNPWNLDYTPGGSSGGSAAAVAAGLSPLDLGNDIAGSVRQPAHFCGVYGLKPTDRRISTAGQIPEVPGMPVCIRQMITVGCFARSLEDLRLCFSLIAGADDRRPDVPPVPLDIPTGKSLQNLKIAWIDQWIEVPVAAEIRAAMQAVRQKLVQSNIQIDPWLPQDFDLSHILNLYGRLAAYINIYAQPVDRYNVRRSLTQIFRTATQGDQSLRKLGDFSRLLPELLNPSLKGYFETLTERDHLTAQLDRALEPWDVWLTPVAATVAFTHCPAWSAIDIDGKAYPHAVANGAYTMPFNLSGHPAVIIPIGQTQTGLPIGMQIVGKRWREMELLAIAQELDKVVGDFRNPLDY; this comes from the coding sequence ATGGCTAACCTGACCTTTACCCCTGCCCATCAGCTTGCTCAGATGATTCGCGATCGCCAAGTCTCGGCAGTGGAAGTACTCGACGCTTACCTGGCTCAAATCGCTCAGCATAACTCGAAGCTGAATGCCATCTGTACCCTTGACGAAGAAAATGCTCGTAACAGAGCCAAGCAAGCAGATGAGGCTTTAGGGAACGGAGAAATCTGGGGCGCTTTACATGGAGTACCAGTCACCATCAAGGATATCTTTGAAACAGCAGGACTCCGCACCACAGCAGGATATATTCCCCTCAAAGATTACATTCCCCAGCATGATGCAACCGTCGTTTCAAGGTTGCGCTTAGCAGGAGCAATTATTATGGGCAAAACCAACATGGCAGAATTGGCAGGAGATTACCAAAGCACCAATTCACTCTTTCCAAGAGTGAATAATCCCTGGAATCTTGACTATACTCCAGGGGGAAGTTCTGGAGGCAGTGCTGCTGCTGTTGCTGCTGGACTATCGCCTTTGGATTTAGGCAATGATATTGCAGGTTCGGTTCGTCAACCTGCTCATTTCTGCGGTGTCTATGGGTTAAAACCAACGGATCGCCGAATTTCTACAGCAGGACAAATTCCAGAAGTCCCTGGGATGCCAGTTTGTATTCGACAAATGATTACCGTGGGCTGTTTTGCCCGATCGCTCGAAGACCTTCGACTCTGCTTTTCGTTGATTGCTGGAGCCGATGACCGTCGCCCCGATGTTCCACCTGTGCCGCTGGATATTCCTACGGGTAAGTCTTTGCAAAATCTCAAAATCGCTTGGATTGATCAATGGATTGAGGTTCCAGTTGCCGCTGAAATTCGAGCCGCGATGCAAGCTGTGAGGCAAAAACTGGTTCAATCCAATATCCAAATTGACCCTTGGCTGCCCCAAGACTTTGACCTTTCCCACATCCTGAATCTGTACGGACGATTGGCAGCCTACATTAACATCTACGCTCAACCTGTAGACCGCTACAACGTTCGCCGTAGTTTAACTCAAATCTTTCGTACCGCTACTCAAGGCGATCAGTCGCTACGTAAGTTAGGTGATTTTAGTCGTCTTCTCCCAGAACTGTTAAATCCTAGTTTAAAGGGATATTTCGAGACATTGACTGAACGTGATCACTTGACGGCTCAACTTGATAGAGCACTGGAGCCGTGGGATGTCTGGCTGACCCCAGTTGCTGCGACTGTGGCGTTCACCCATTGTCCTGCGTGGAGTGCGATTGATATTGATGGTAAAGCCTATCCTCACGCCGTTGCCAATGGAGCTTACACAATGCCGTTTAATTTGAGCGGACATCCTGCTGTGATCATCCCGATTGGACAAACTCAAACTGGATTACCGATTGGAATGCAAATTGTGGGTAAACGGTGGCGTGAAATGGAATTGTTGGCGATCGCTCAAGAACTCGATAAAGTGGTTGGCGATTTCCGCAATCCATTGGACTATTGA
- a CDS encoding PIN domain-containing protein translates to MQVCIMRIYFDMCSLQRPLDTKTQIRVAVEAEAILNVIGLWEAGQFELVSSQALMFEAEQITPSPRKAYVLEVLSKANLFLQPNKQIEERAQVFVNSGIKPLDALHLAFSVEAEVDYFCTCDDRFLRRAKEVDTLQTKVVSPLELITELSQ, encoded by the coding sequence TTGCAAGTTTGTATTATGAGGATTTATTTTGATATGTGCAGTTTGCAACGCCCGCTTGATACCAAGACGCAAATTCGAGTCGCTGTTGAAGCTGAGGCTATTCTCAATGTCATTGGACTATGGGAAGCTGGACAGTTTGAATTAGTGTCTTCACAAGCCTTGATGTTTGAAGCTGAACAAATTACGCCCTCTCCAAGAAAAGCGTATGTTTTAGAGGTGTTATCGAAGGCAAACTTATTTCTTCAACCAAATAAGCAAATCGAAGAACGAGCGCAAGTGTTTGTCAACTCAGGTATCAAACCACTTGATGCATTGCATTTGGCCTTTTCAGTTGAGGCAGAAGTAGATTATTTCTGTACATGCGACGACAGATTTTTGAGACGGGCTAAAGAAGTTGATACTTTGCAGACCAAAGTTGTTTCTCCTCTTGAACTGATTACGGAGCTATCGCAATGA
- a CDS encoding IS110 family RNA-guided transposase — protein MNQNVYAAYIGIDWSDRKHDIYLYDCTTGEIEESVIGAQPDAIAAWVKGLRKRYGNALLAVCLEQKRGPLIYALCQYENLVLYPINPRTVSNYRKAFQPSRAKSDPIDARILVELLQKHQDKLPAWQPESAQMRALRQWVESRRMLVGEKVRLSNRRIAALKNYYPQVLDWFEDKDTQVFCAFVERYPTLKDAQAAPPEELTQFFRSHQVIRRSAITRRIAQIAASGISLTEDPGIVEPMQWLVQTLIGQLKPLLLRLTELTLKIDRCFTALPDAGWFAALPGAGEHLAPRLLAAFGEERSRFDSAQQMMCYFGIAPVRESSGKKNWVHWRWSCPIFLRQTFVEWVNQSRHHCAWAQAYYRMQRAKGNSHPAAMRSLAFKWIRILFGCWKNREPYDEAKYVAALQRKGSPIVKLLGAI, from the coding sequence ATGAATCAGAACGTGTACGCTGCCTACATCGGGATTGATTGGTCTGACCGCAAACACGACATTTATCTTTACGATTGCACCACAGGTGAAATAGAAGAGTCTGTCATTGGCGCACAACCGGATGCCATTGCTGCTTGGGTCAAGGGATTACGAAAGCGATACGGCAATGCTTTGTTGGCAGTGTGCTTAGAGCAGAAGCGCGGTCCACTGATTTATGCGCTCTGCCAGTACGAAAACTTGGTGCTTTATCCGATCAACCCACGCACCGTTTCCAACTACCGCAAAGCCTTTCAGCCGTCTCGTGCCAAGTCAGACCCAATTGATGCCCGCATCCTGGTCGAACTGCTGCAAAAGCACCAGGACAAACTTCCAGCCTGGCAGCCGGAAAGTGCTCAGATGCGAGCATTAAGGCAGTGGGTTGAATCCAGACGGATGTTGGTCGGTGAGAAGGTCCGTCTGAGCAATCGCAGGATTGCTGCGCTGAAGAATTACTATCCTCAAGTGTTGGATTGGTTTGAGGACAAGGATACTCAGGTATTTTGCGCTTTTGTTGAACGTTACCCCACGCTCAAGGACGCTCAAGCGGCGCCCCCAGAGGAATTAACTCAGTTTTTCCGCTCTCATCAAGTGATTCGTCGTAGTGCCATCACTCGTCGGATTGCACAAATTGCCGCCTCTGGCATTTCCTTAACCGAAGACCCAGGCATTGTCGAACCGATGCAATGGCTCGTGCAAACCTTGATCGGTCAGTTAAAGCCGTTACTCCTACGCTTAACGGAACTGACGCTCAAGATCGATCGTTGTTTCACGGCACTTCCCGATGCAGGTTGGTTTGCAGCCCTTCCTGGTGCTGGAGAACATCTGGCTCCCCGATTACTTGCAGCCTTTGGGGAAGAGCGATCGCGTTTTGACAGTGCCCAGCAGATGATGTGTTACTTTGGCATTGCCCCTGTTAGAGAGAGTAGTGGCAAGAAGAATTGGGTGCATTGGCGATGGAGTTGTCCGATCTTCTTGCGACAGACGTTTGTAGAGTGGGTCAATCAAAGCCGACATCATTGTGCTTGGGCACAAGCCTATTATCGAATGCAGCGAGCCAAGGGCAATTCTCATCCAGCAGCGATGCGGTCGTTAGCGTTCAAGTGGATACGGATTCTGTTTGGTTGTTGGAAGAATCGAGAGCCATATGATGAGGCGAAGTATGTTGCAGCATTACAGCGTAAGGGTTCGCCAATTGTAAAGTTGCTGGGGGCAATTTGA
- a CDS encoding DUF3368 domain-containing protein, with amino-acid sequence MIVVSDTSPINNLAAINHLHLLNQLYGTVFIPEAVYRELTDPNFSVAGATEVQTFDWIQTCAVSDCTLVEALSSELDIGEAEAIALAVEIQADQVLIDERRGRLVASRLNLRYTGILGILVEAKSKGLIAEVRPLLDALINEAGFWVAEPLYNSVLQLVNEINLA; translated from the coding sequence GTGATTGTCGTCAGTGACACATCACCCATCAACAACCTTGCTGCAATCAATCATCTTCATCTTCTTAATCAACTGTATGGAACGGTTTTTATTCCCGAAGCTGTTTATCGAGAATTAACTGACCCCAATTTTTCTGTTGCAGGTGCGACTGAAGTACAAACCTTTGACTGGATTCAAACTTGTGCTGTTAGCGATTGCACCCTTGTCGAAGCACTGAGTAGTGAACTTGATATTGGAGAAGCAGAAGCGATCGCTCTAGCAGTCGAGATTCAAGCTGATCAAGTTTTAATTGATGAACGCCGAGGTCGGTTAGTTGCTAGCAGGCTGAATCTTCGCTACACAGGTATCTTGGGAATCTTAGTCGAAGCGAAAAGTAAAGGCTTGATTGCTGAGGTGAGACCGCTATTGGATGCGTTGATTAATGAAGCTGGATTTTGGGTTGCAGAACCTTTGTATAACAGCGTTTTACAACTTGTTAACGAGATTAATTTAGCTTGA
- a CDS encoding UPF0175 family protein, protein MSVIVPDEILTATRMTEAEMRQEIAIMLFQQEKLTLAQASRFAGMHRVAFQHLLASRHIPVHYGVEDFEQDIQNLREMGRL, encoded by the coding sequence ATGAGCGTTATTGTCCCTGACGAAATTTTAACTGCAACTCGCATGACTGAGGCTGAAATGCGTCAGGAAATTGCTATTATGCTCTTTCAACAGGAAAAGCTTACCCTTGCTCAAGCCAGTCGTTTTGCGGGAATGCACCGTGTTGCCTTTCAGCACCTACTCGCCAGCCGCCATATCCCAGTACATTATGGAGTAGAGGATTTTGAGCAGGATATTCAAAACCTGCGGGAGATGGGCAGATTGTGA
- a CDS encoding HNH endonuclease: MEIHHITPQAEGGADKLDNAAPLCSSCHDLYGGNPEKRKTIRQMRDYWWDLIERRRKNLTETLDIDKFCEVSTDKNWEGVLRSKGIALYHAVFEKEGFDDSVGHIHRLLKSAQDNTPNQKRFLFLDIDGHRNENGGFDHDMYELQRHFLLGFLAPYFTEIHMPLGVIKNEKAQKNDIPERIEIFEDLNQESINEAIDKGVSSIWVADKDKLMTFE; the protein is encoded by the coding sequence GTGGAGATTCACCACATCACTCCTCAAGCAGAGGGTGGAGCAGATAAACTAGATAATGCTGCTCCTTTGTGTTCTTCCTGTCATGATCTTTACGGAGGTAATCCAGAGAAGAGAAAGACGATTCGGCAGATGAGGGATTATTGGTGGGATTTGATTGAGAGGAGACGCAAAAACCTTACAGAAACACTCGACATAGACAAATTCTGCGAAGTTTCAACAGATAAAAACTGGGAAGGAGTACTTCGGTCAAAAGGAATTGCGCTCTATCATGCAGTGTTTGAAAAGGAAGGTTTTGACGATAGTGTTGGGCATATCCACAGGTTGCTCAAAAGCGCTCAGGATAATACTCCCAACCAGAAAAGATTTCTCTTTCTTGATATAGATGGTCATAGGAATGAAAATGGAGGGTTTGATCATGATATGTACGAACTTCAACGACATTTTTTGTTGGGTTTTCTAGCTCCGTACTTCACTGAGATCCATATGCCTTTAGGGGTTATTAAAAATGAGAAGGCACAGAAGAATGATATTCCAGAAAGAATTGAGATTTTTGAAGACCTAAATCAGGAATCCATCAATGAAGCAATTGATAAAGGTGTATCTAGTATTTGGGTTGCAGATAAAGATAAATTGATGACATTTGAATAA
- a CDS encoding SDR family oxidoreductase, which translates to MPWFFENDRSKQIIVALSKFSLDGKVALVTGAGRGLGLEIAKLLVEMGACVIVNGRDPERLHQAVKVIKLIGGAVSPLPFDVTDEIAVQNAFIEIREKYGGLDTLINNVGMRDRRGFFEFEMDAVRQLINADLIAPFNLSREAARLMRGKGEGRIINITSIAGQIADAGDAVYTTAKGGLEALTRTLAAELGAFGITVNAVAPGFFATESNAEVVADPDIAEWLKKRTSLGRWGDPQEVAGAVVFFASPAASYITGQVLAVDGGYLAHF; encoded by the coding sequence ATGCCATGGTTCTTCGAGAACGATCGCAGCAAGCAAATCATCGTGGCGTTATCTAAATTTTCATTAGATGGAAAAGTAGCTTTAGTGACGGGAGCAGGGCGAGGACTTGGGCTAGAAATCGCTAAGTTACTTGTCGAGATGGGTGCGTGCGTCATCGTGAATGGACGAGATCCAGAACGGCTTCATCAAGCAGTCAAGGTAATCAAATTAATAGGCGGTGCAGTTTCTCCACTCCCCTTTGATGTCACAGACGAGATTGCTGTTCAAAACGCATTTATTGAAATCCGAGAAAAGTACGGTGGGTTAGATACTCTCATCAACAATGTAGGAATGCGCGATCGTCGTGGATTCTTCGAGTTTGAGATGGATGCAGTCCGTCAACTAATCAATGCTGATTTAATTGCACCCTTCAATCTTTCACGAGAAGCCGCTCGGCTCATGAGGGGAAAAGGCGAGGGGAGGATTATCAACATTACGTCGATCGCGGGGCAAATTGCAGATGCAGGAGATGCTGTTTACACAACTGCAAAAGGAGGACTCGAAGCGTTAACTCGCACACTTGCCGCTGAACTTGGAGCTTTCGGAATTACGGTTAATGCAGTTGCTCCAGGGTTCTTTGCAACAGAGAGTAATGCTGAAGTAGTTGCTGATCCAGACATTGCAGAATGGTTGAAAAAACGAACTTCGCTCGGTCGTTGGGGAGATCCACAAGAAGTTGCAGGTGCAGTTGTGTTCTTTGCTTCACCAGCCGCATCTTACATCACAGGTCAAGTTTTAGCAGTGGATGGTGGCTACCTTGCTCATTTCTGA
- a CDS encoding nitroreductase family protein, with translation METDASDNHGAATSERGARLRSFLDLVRGRRSTRHFRPDPVPPDLLNELLEAARWAPSGFNLQPTHFVVVTSPESKAKLYPACGEQRQVLEAGATVVFTGDRRVAENHLDRVLKQDREAGAINEAYEQMLRKNVPLLFHEGPLGISRFWKAAFEAVAGQFVFVPGVQAAHKSFWLGKQVCLSAMAFMLAAQAAGLASCPMEGFRECWVRRALGIPSDQLVVLVVAVGYPNDSTPRRTRLPLDGRVHHNGW, from the coding sequence ATGGAGACAGATGCGAGCGACAACCACGGTGCTGCAACCAGCGAGAGGGGTGCCCGCCTCAGGTCGTTCCTGGACCTCGTTCGCGGCCGCCGCTCGACACGCCACTTCCGCCCCGATCCGGTGCCGCCGGACCTCCTGAACGAACTGCTGGAGGCCGCGCGGTGGGCCCCGAGCGGCTTTAACCTCCAGCCGACTCATTTCGTGGTCGTGACCAGCCCGGAGTCCAAAGCGAAACTGTACCCTGCGTGCGGGGAGCAACGCCAGGTGTTGGAGGCCGGCGCGACCGTCGTGTTCACCGGTGACCGGCGCGTCGCCGAGAACCACCTCGACCGGGTCTTGAAACAGGATCGTGAGGCCGGCGCCATCAACGAGGCCTACGAGCAGATGCTGCGGAAGAACGTCCCATTGCTCTTTCACGAGGGGCCGCTCGGGATCAGCCGATTCTGGAAGGCGGCGTTCGAGGCGGTGGCTGGGCAATTCGTTTTCGTCCCTGGGGTACAGGCGGCTCACAAGAGTTTCTGGCTGGGGAAGCAGGTGTGCCTGTCGGCGATGGCGTTCATGCTCGCGGCTCAGGCCGCGGGCCTGGCTAGCTGCCCGATGGAGGGCTTCCGCGAATGCTGGGTCCGGCGGGCGTTGGGCATCCCCTCCGACCAGCTCGTGGTGCTCGTCGTTGCAGTTGGTTATCCCAACGACTCCACCCCGAGGCGAACTCGCCTGCCGCTGGACGGGCGGGTGCATCACAATGGGTGGTGA
- a CDS encoding type II toxin-antitoxin system PemK/MazF family toxin, with translation MYRGEIWWANLPNPVGSEPGYRRPVLVIQDDTFTQSRIRTIIVVIITSNVQLAEAPGNVLLPREVSGLPRDSVVNISQIFTVNKTFLVERVGALPDYLQEEVDEGLRTILYL, from the coding sequence ATGTATCGGGGAGAAATTTGGTGGGCGAATTTACCCAATCCAGTAGGTTCAGAACCCGGATATCGCCGTCCCGTCTTAGTGATTCAAGATGATACTTTCACTCAAAGTCGTATTAGAACAATTATTGTTGTCATCATTACCTCAAATGTCCAGTTGGCAGAAGCGCCGGGCAATGTGCTATTACCTCGTGAGGTATCCGGTTTACCGAGAGATTCCGTTGTAAATATCTCTCAGATTTTCACAGTTAATAAAACATTCTTGGTTGAGCGTGTTGGTGCGTTACCCGATTATTTACAGGAGGAGGTAGATGAAGGTTTACGAACAATTTTGTATCTCTAG
- the petJ gene encoding cytochrome c6 PetJ, which produces MTVLLAGVFVPPALADADIASGAKVFSANCAACHIGGGNLVNATKTLKKSDLEKYEMASLDAIKTQVTNGKAAMPAFKGRLTDQQIEDVAMYVLDQAEKGW; this is translated from the coding sequence ATGACAGTTCTGCTGGCTGGGGTATTTGTCCCTCCAGCCTTAGCGGATGCCGACATTGCCAGCGGAGCAAAAGTCTTCAGTGCGAATTGTGCGGCTTGTCATATCGGCGGTGGAAATCTAGTAAATGCGACTAAAACGCTGAAGAAAAGTGACTTAGAAAAATATGAAATGGCATCGCTGGATGCGATCAAAACCCAGGTCACGAATGGTAAAGCTGCTATGCCTGCCTTCAAAGGACGGCTAACCGATCAACAGATCGAAGACGTAGCGATGTATGTTCTAGACCAAGCAGAGAAAGGCTGGTAA